The Brachypodium distachyon strain Bd21 chromosome 4, Brachypodium_distachyon_v3.0, whole genome shotgun sequence nucleotide sequence ATAGCGAGCTTGAGCAATGATTTTGCCAGATTTCTTCTTCAGTTCGACAGTAGCCACTCCTACTGCCTTTCCAGCACGCAGAACCTTGGCCTCGATATCAATCTCTTCCTGCAAAAATGGTAACAGATGCTGTTATAGATCATCTGTACAATCACAAGAACTTCAGAAATGTAGGATTAGTATTCGTAACAGATCAACTTCTGAATCAAGATTAACATGTGCTCATCCATGAACTGTGGAATGAAAAGAACAAGTACAATTGGCCTTTAGCACTTGAGCATTTTTAACCAGAATTTTAAACTAAAAATGTCTTGATACTTCCAGAATTTCAGAGCCATAATTTATATAGAACTTTTTACAAGAATTGTAAACTAAAATACCAAATAAACAATGCTTTAGCTTTATCATGTTCGGTGGCATCAATACATGGTGGCTGGTGCAGCACATTTTCATACCAATCCACTGCAAAATGGAACGGTACAATTGTccgaactactccctccgatccatattaattgcgcaaatatggatgtatctatgcctaaaaaacgtctagatacatgtaatatttcgacaattaatatggaacggagggagtacaaattatTGATGCTGTGTGAATATAAAAAACATTGACCTCACCGTCAGATATCAAGGCATGTTTAGCATAAGAGGCTAGATCATGCGCAAACTCAGTTAACTGCAACATAAAGTATGCTGCATTTACGTTTAGAGATCGCCAATAGATTTAGATAATAGGTGTTGCCGATGCCAGACCAACAAGTAATACTTTTATGATAACTTGGTTCATGGGGGTAATGATTaggaaaaaacaagaaaacaccCACATGTGAATCGATCAGTTGATCACATACATCAGCAAACGGGCCTCTGACAAACCAACATGTACTCACACCAGATTCGTTAAGAGGGAGACTCACATCTGAAAATGCAGCATCCAGGTAGGAGATATTCATCTCTAGTGGTGAGCCCCTTGTCTGTGCACCGGTGGTGTAGAAGACAGCAGAGCCCACCAAGTCAACAAGGGACGCAGTTGCACCACCGTGCAGGAAGTTGCCCGAGTTCTGCGATTGCTCAAAACAAACAGCCATCAGCGGAAGGCAGTAACAGGCTGCTCCATGCAGGATGGCAGCACAACTTGCTTAATTGAACGTCATTACTGAGCAGATATGAACAAATTAGGTGATGAAGTGCGCAAGATTGACAGATACTCTAAATTTTAGGTTGATTAGCTACCAAAAGGCAATAGGAAGGTAATTTTGTGAGAAATTACCAGTACGCTACAATAGTTGGGGGAAACTAAGCGTGTATACTAGTACCGCAGTAGGTAGCGAGCATCAAACGAGAATTGATAAGAGAAGAGGCTAGATTAGATCTAAGGGAAGCTCACGAGGAGACGGGAGGGGACGGTGAAGTGGCAGAGGAGGCGGCCAGGCTCGACGACGTGGACGCGGATGCCGCAGAGCACGAAGGCGTCGTAGAAGCCGGAGGGCAGCGCGTCCACCTGCTCCGTCGGAAGCGTCTCGCCTGCGGCATCCTCCAGCAGCCGGCGAGCCGTTTctaacgccgccgccgacgaggccaTCGGTCAAGTCCGGCACCACCGATCTGATGACTGATGAGAAAGAGGAACGGATGTGGATTTCCTCTCACTTCCTCAAGTCTCCGTTTCCGCTGCTGGCCATTGGGCCGGCCCCGTCCAGGGATTATACGAGCTTCGCCCAGCCCGGCCCCTCAGGCCCAACCAGGCCGGGCGGGCTGGCCTGCCCGTTAAGCCTGATAGGCCCAACAAAGCCCTCCTCAGCAGTTGGACCAAATGTGTAGAACACgtaaaaaaacagaagggTTAGTGGGccaaaggggaagaagagtTGGGATGGGCCAAATGTAGAAAAATACTGTATGGCCTGACCGGCACGTGGGCTGCAGGTAGAGACCTCGGCTCCTGCCGGGCACGGGCTGGCCCGACCCGATTAGTTCTGTGTCGGGCTAAGCCCCTCTCGGGCCTGACACCCTCGTCACCGGGCCGTACGGCCACTCAATGGGACTGTGGAACTTGCTTATGCTTTCAAGACGTATCAACCAGGTGTATAATAAGATGGGTGTAATACAATGAAACTAACTCAGGCAAGTTTAAATACTCAGGAAGTATCATATTTTGTTTagttggagaagaaagaaggacGGAGTGAAGAGAAGCGAATTGTAAATTAAGATCCAGCTAACACGCGAGCTTCTAAAAACTTTGTGAGAGCATGATGTGCACCAACTATTCTTATTTTAGAGATCGTTGGCAGATAAAATCCTACATAAACTTATTTCTAAAAGGAAGCCCGAGCAGCAATACATCTTGTTGGAGCAGagaacacaaagaaaacataaaaatcCAGTaatttctccgtccaacaaaggacgtctcaattttgattaaatctgaatgcatctatacactaattCATGTCTAAGTACatccaatttttgacaaacttgagacatcttttgttggacggaaggagtacataaTTATAACACAACACAAAATAAATTCCTATACATCAGCTAAACTGCCTTTAGGAGACAAACGACGAGCAGAAAAGGGGGCTGTCGATGTACGCACTGACGGTTGAAGACagcacagaaacaaaactctGAGCCACAACATTTGAGCCTGATCATGATTGGATGGCTAAATTTTCCAATGTTGAGACTGATCATGATTGAAACTGATAGTGATTATTAGATGGTGAAATTGAGAACAGATAAAGATGGTGAAACTGATAGATTATTAGATACGAAAATACTTTCCACTAAAAAGAATAAAGAATCCTTAGCTAAAACAAATACTTCCCCAATCTTGAGACCGGTCATGATTGGATAGCTAAATTCGTCGATATTAACAAATCCTACTCCAATTTTTCTAATCTCCGGATGTCCTTTGAGAACTTTTTTCCTGACCAGGATGTCACTATACTGACAAGTTATTTTGTGGGAAGAAAAAGACATATATTGTAGTGGTAACTATTTAAGAATGCATGGAGAGCTCGCAGCAACGTGTCCTCCCCGGACATAGGGtcgctgacatgtggggtcgTCTGACATGAGGCCTCTGTCAGCGACCCAACTGCAAGGTAACTTATGTTATGGCAATGTTGAAATGAATTAAATCAAATCATGGCGATGTTGAAATGACTTACTTAAGCACGTAAAGCTGACCTTCTCCACCTGAGTCCGTTTCGATCGTATCTTATACTCCCTGATCACCTCTATAATGAACGCGTAGTAGACTTACAAATTTGATGCAAATATGATCATTTGTCTCATATATAGCGCGCAGATTGTTAAAGGTTATAATTGTAGTGAagattatgttttttttttcaaaaagaaggATAACCCTCGGCCTCTGCaacgatcgatgcacacagtcatatattattaaaacCAGGCAAAGTAAGTAGCAAAGCCGAACAAAGCCGacccagaaaagaaaaacagaaacttCACCAAATTAGCACTAAACCCTTGGTATAAGCCGAAGCGAACGAAAAGACATACAACTCTTATGCAAAGTCTTCAAGAAGGAACGCCGCACGTGCGATGATGACGAATCCAACCATAGATCGAACTCGGGATTTTCATTTCCAAAGCCAATTTTCGATCCACCACCTTCAACAATGACACGACGCATACGCGCGACGACATTGACTGATCTGGCACCAAGTGTTTCCACCGGAGAGCGTAGACTTGTCGCCGAAACTAACTGTACCATCATCACATCACCGCCTCCGAACCAACAACAACATTCATGACTTGGCGGCTCAGCATGAGTCGCTATTCGTAGCACCTCCCTGCCGCCAACAAACATGTTGTAGTGAACATTATGTTGTTTAGAAgcagaaaaaaatgcaaaaaggaagaaaagtgCACGGTGAATGAAGTCGTATTTTTGCACCCAAATTTGCAAGTGTAAGTGCCGAGTTTATGCAAAGTGCATCATGTCTGCTTTAGCTCCAAAGGATTGAAACTTGTGGTCGCCGGCCGGTGGGTTCGTCCATTATCGATGTACATATAGTACGTGTACATACCTACTGGCATGAGAAATACTTACTCCATCTGGGTACGCAAGGTCTGCACGGAATTTTATGAAaaactttgacaaaaaaaatagttatatGAGTTTATTGTGACACAAAAAAGATATCGTTAAATACATATTGGAAAACtttttctaatggtataacttttatatacatatgttAAATGTTATTTGTATAATTGTTAGTCAAAGTTTGGCAGAAAACCAAATAGAGGCCTTATGAACccggacggaggtagtatctAATATGAATTTGTTCAAAGAAATTTTCAACATTTTAGCAGAGGGAAGATATTTAGAGGGAGTGAATCAGCCTGCGAGGAGATAACCATTTTTGCTAACGCTCGCGACTGACATTTTCTTCCCCGACAAGACAAGGATTGGTTGCAAGAATACAAGTCTTACAAAGTGTACTCCGTGCtaaacttttcaaaaaaaagaagaagttctCTGCAACAATTTACACAGGATTTACAAATTCTGAATTCACGACAGCACGAACTAATTACTCCCAGCATGCATCATGTGGTGGGTAAATAACGACAATCATTGGTTAACACTAACGTAATCCTCTTATTAGGGTCACGCATGCATCGCTATCTGGGTGTCATCATCCCGAGCGCCTTCTCGAGGTTGGCCACGACGCCGGACATGTCCGGGCGTACCTCCGCGGTTGGCCACAGGCAGCGCTCCGCCGTGTACGCAACGAGCTCCAGCGCCTccgtcatcttcttctccggcgccggccgggcgTCCAGCACGTCGACCCGCAGCTTCCCGTGGTCGTCGAGCGCGGACTCCACCAGCGTCACCGGATCTGAGTCCCAGCCAGATGAGCTGCCGCCGGTGGCTTCCACGGGCGGCCTCCCCGTGAGGGCCTCCAGCATCACCACGCCGTAGCTGTACACGTCGCTGGCCGGACCCACGAGCCCCGTGCTGAGGTACTCCGGGTCAAGGTAGCCGTGCGCGCCCACGACCTCCGACACGGCCTGCCGCTCGTGGCCGGCCGTGCAGGCTCGGAAGACCGCGGCGCCGAAGCCGGCCAGGCGCGGCGCCCAGCGCGCGTCCAGGAGGATGCTGGACGAGCTCACGTCCCGGTGGATGACCCCGCGGCGGTGCAGGTGGTCGAGGGCGCGGGCGGGCCCGAGGAGGGCCTCCAGGCGCGCTCTCCAGGTAGCGGACACCGGAGACgaagcgccggcgccgccgcgcaggTGGTCTCTGAGCGTGCCGTTGCTGGCATGGTCGTAGACGAAcgcgcgccgctcgccggcgtcCGCGCACCAGCCGACGAGGCGGACGACGTGGTCGTGGCGGACGCTGCAGAGGACCTCGAACTCCGCCACGAACGCGTCGTCCATGCCCCGGCGCCCGTGCTTCCCCAGCCGCTTCACGGCCACGTCCCGGCCGTCGGGGGCGGGCGGCATCCGGCCCCTGTACACCGTGGACGACGACCCCCTGCCTACGCCGACCACGGCTGCCCAGTtgtccgtcgccgccgtgatCTCCGCCCACGTCAGCTTCTTCACAaccccatcatcatcatcactcGAGCTCGCCACAGTACCGGTGGGCTTGGAGCCCCCGGAGCCCGCTAttgtttgtttctgtttgggaggaaggggaagaagaagctgggCCTGCTGGCTCGTCGTGATTTCTTCGAGGCGGCTGACAATGGAGATGTGGCTGAGCAAGGGGATGAGGTTTAGCTGCCGGTCGATCCTGCAGTTGACCTCCCTGAACCGCTCGGCGTGCcggtcggcgccgacgagcgcGCGCACCCGGTCGCGTTTCCTCTGGCTCTTCTGGCAGCAGCCGTCCACGAGGCCGTGCGCCTCCAGGAGCGCGTCGCGGAGCCCGGCCAGAGGCGCCGCCACCCATGGTTCTTGCTGCTTCAGCCGTTGCAGCACCTCGCCGATCACCGACACGCGGCGCGCCAGCTCCTTGCACTCCAGCTTGTTCCGGCGAGCCGTCTCCGCCAACCCCACGATGGTGAAGATGAGCTTCACCACGTACGCGACCAgctgcgccaccgccgccgcttgccCCACCCCATCCATGACTATACTAACAATTAACTCAAGATGATCAAGAATTCAAGATCCAGAACGGCAAGAGCAAGGGCAGAAAGCTGAAAGCCATCACCCACTACCCAGCGTGTATATAGCTTTGAAATGGTGTGTGGCTATTAACTGTGATATATCTCGGTCGAGTCGAAATATCGGATGGGTATCCGCACGTGGTCACTGCTTCCTATATATCCTTCGTTAAAAGTCGTGACTTGGAGTCTTGGACGTAACAAAACCGTTTAGAATTATACACACCCTTTAGAATACGCGTGAGAAACATCGGTCGATCCACTTAATATTTTCTACTCCAATAGCGATGTGTGTTGAAAtcttcttcgcaaaaaaaaagatgtgtaTTGAAATCTGGGCATTTATATGGTCTacgattttatttttattttttaagatTCATGGGAAATTTCTTGGGTTTTTCCTCCCTCCGCCCGGCATActgagtactttttttttgcggggaccGGCATATTGTGTACTTGTGTGTACTGACGACCGTCCGGGCGTGCATGCCGACATGGTGTGGGAACGGAGAAATTCCTTCGGTACTCTTTTCGTTTTATCTCTTCTATCTACTACAGTCGTATTTTTCATTTGGATTCTAATACTATTTGCAACATCGGAAGTTTTAGTTCCGGCGTTTAATTTACAGTCCGTCCGACTGTCCGGCCGCGCCAACGTTGTGGGGAAGACTGGGTTGACTAGCtagctttggttttgctgccATTCTTATAGTCTGTGCTTGCATGCAATTTGAATTTGCTACATACACACATTAACAAAATAATTACTATGTTCACATAGGAAAAGCATAGGTTGGCGGTCTAGCTTGCAAATTCAGAATGCTTAGAAGTGCTATTTTTCTTTCGTTGTAACTATTGATTTTAGTTCCGTACTTTGTTTGGCTGTATGCGTCTCGGCACCGAGGCCGGGGGTGTGATACTATATGGTTGTGTCGTTTGATATTGCTTGAGATCAATAAAAAAGCACAGGTGATGCATCACTAGTAAGTGCACGTGTTATACGAGATCCAACttttacattttatttttttattcaaaGAATTTAATTTTTCAACGTGTAGTTTTTAAAATTCATTTGCGAACTTTTAATTGTTTGTGAGAAAAAAGCTCACCTACGGGCTCACGGCAGCGCAAGAGCGAGCTCCTGACGGCGGATCCGCACATTGGCGAGTTCCCGACGACGGCAGGCTCCTGGCGGCGGATCCAAGCACCCACTAAAATCTGTCCTCCGCCAGAGGTTGTGATAGAGGATGGCGATGCCATACCGAGCGGAACGACGGGGGGCGGAGCCACCAAGGCCGGATCCAGGCCGTAGGGAGCTAGCCCGGCAGTGTTGGATCCGTCCTTAGGGAGGAGAGTGAGTGACGACGAAGAAAGCGCAAGGAGTGTGTGGTGGATGCGGAGGCGGTGTGTGTGACCACTACAAAACAGTGTATATGTGATgactcatcagtgacgggcctttcgcgcccgtcactgatgaccatcatcagtgacgggcgcataaaacccgtcactgatgcgccactgatgaaccctcatcagtgacgggcgggGAAAGCCCGTCACTAATATGCACGTCtgaaaaatcacaaaattcaCCAAAACACACATCAATGGTGGGCTTTACATCTAggtccgccactgatgactGTTCGAGGCCAACTTTTTtaatgggccggcccaacaTTTTTAGGGTTTGAGGAGGAGGTATAAAATACCCCCTCCCCTCAGCTCTTCTCTCTCTATTTCCTCCCTTGGCTGGTCAGCCCCGCCGTCACTGAACTCCCtcacttctctctctcttttctccacTGCCGAGCGACTCTCTCCTCtaccccttcttctccactcCCGAGAAACCCCCTCCTATCCCCCTTATCTTCTACACGAGCTGCCGGTTCCGACCTTCCCTTCACCGGCCCCCATCTCTCGTCTCCTCCAACCCCATCCCGGCGCCAGCCGCCCCCGACTCTGGCATGGAGCACCCGCCCGCGGGGCCTGGAgaaccagcggcggcgctggagacctcgtccacctggatccggcggccccgacgccATATCCGGCCGCCCCGACACCTGAtctggccgccgtcccccCTTCCCCAACCTCAGGTAATCTCTCCCCCTCATGGCTCCCTCTaaatctctcttcttctctctctcggtTCCTCCCTCtaactctttctctctctctctctcatggtGGTGGCCGGGTCTTCGAGCAAGAATCGGGCGACGAAGAATATACCGATTTCTTGTGGTGTCCAAATTATTGCTTGTATCTCTACAGATTTGTTGTGATTAATTGCTTTATCTGATTCCACGATTAATTCGGTGAATTGATGAACGTGCGGGCCTGGGgcctgcctttttttttgaatcgCGAAATCCATATTAGTGTCGGTTGGAGATGgatgcccgccactgatgttcgTACTATCACTAACAGGCGTTGTGCCCGTGACTGATGAAGCGCTCATCGCTGGCATCTAATTAGTTGCGGGCACCCTGCCCGTCACTGATAGAGTTTTAAGTCCGTTACTGATGTCCTGTTTTGTAGTATATGTGTGTGCGCAGGGgcgtgtgcgtgcgtgtgtgggAGAGAGAAGACGGTGTAGGTGGGGGCTAGGGCGCCTGGCTATTGAGCCAGTTCGGCTCGACTTAGTTTAGCTCGCTAAGATaacgagctagctagctcgactCGAGTCGTTAAGATAAGGAGATCAAAATCAAACTCGGCTCATAACTTACGAGTTAGCTCATTTAGATCGGTAATCAAATTGGGCATGTAGGATCTAAATTTGACTATCTCCACACATACCACATCTATAGAAACACAAGAGCTAGTTAGGGAGACGCGAGACTGGTATCGGTCTCAGCCTTATGAGTGCCACATGGCTAGGGCCGGCCAGCAAAATCCGAGGCCTGTGCGAAATTgtaaaatgcggcctccttcACTAGAAAATCGTGTTTTctctatttattttcattcatTTTTGGCATCAAATTCATGCTTTCTAACATACATAACTTATTAATTGATTAGGTGGAATGAAATCTTGAAACACTGGATACAAAATatgaataaaacaa carries:
- the LOC100845418 gene encoding probable serine/threonine-protein kinase PBL23 produces the protein MDGVGQAAAVAQLVAYVVKLIFTIVGLAETARRNKLECKELARRVSVIGEVLQRLKQQEPWVAAPLAGLRDALLEAHGLVDGCCQKSQRKRDRVRALVGADRHAERFREVNCRIDRQLNLIPLLSHISIVSRLEEITTSQQAQLLLPLPPKQKQTIAGSGGSKPTGTVASSSDDDDGVVKKLTWAEITAATDNWAAVVGVGRGSSSTVYRGRMPPAPDGRDVAVKRLGKHGRRGMDDAFVAEFEVLCSVRHDHVVRLVGWCADAGERRAFVYDHASNGTLRDHLRGGAGASSPVSATWRARLEALLGPARALDHLHRRGVIHRDVSSSSILLDARWAPRLAGFGAAVFRACTAGHERQAVSEVVGAHGYLDPEYLSTGLVGPASDVYSYGVVMLEALTGRPPVEATGGSSSGWDSDPVTLVESALDDHGKLRVDVLDARPAPEKKMTEALELVAYTAERCLWPTAEVRPDMSGVVANLEKALGMMTPR
- the LOC100838030 gene encoding acyl-coenzyme A thioesterase 13; amino-acid sequence: MASSAAALETARRLLEDAAGETLPTEQVDALPSGFYDAFVLCGIRVHVVEPGRLLCHFTVPSRLLNSGNFLHGGATASLVDLVGSAVFYTTGAQTRGSPLEMNISYLDAAFSDEEIDIEAKVLRAGKAVGVATVELKKKSGKIIAQARYSKYLGASSKL